One window from the genome of Nicotiana tomentosiformis chromosome 5, ASM39032v3, whole genome shotgun sequence encodes:
- the LOC138893077 gene encoding uncharacterized protein, translating to MHRDRTFQIKTYNDYHSCKGWNHRNKTITSSYIARRYLDDISKHKDWNVKEFRDHVSVELRAHVTLHQCRRAKQKARKIIYGDLNTQYKVMWNYCNEIERTNPNTSIYMKLVENEVPNKPNRFQRIYIFFGGCKEGFKSDCRRIVGVDGCWLKGPICRKWDLTGIPCKDAIAAIWDKKDKINFYVHDCYKMKTYRRVYDFAILPMNGQHMWPKSSNVPHLPPQLVRTSTKGRKQKLRRKEPDEVGASRTKMKRKQNSLLCSLYHNAGHNKRTCKFNIVQQDSHVDEPSSYAPASSTRAKLPVSIIYN from the exons ATGCATAGGGATAGGACATTTCAGATCAAGACATACAATGATTATCATAGTTGTAAAGGATGGAACCATAGGAACAAAACCATCACTTCTTCCTACATTGCAAGAAGATATCTTGATGACATTAGCAAGCACAAGGATTGGAATGTCAAGGAATTTAGAGATCATGTGAGTGTGGAGCTAAGAGCTCATGTGACATTACATCAATGTCGAAGAGCTAAGCAAAAGGCGCGGAAAATAATTTATGGAGATCTAAATACTCAATACAAAGTAATGTGGAACTATTGTAATGAAATTGAGAGGACAAATCCAAATACTTCTATCTATATGAAGTTGGTTGAAAATGAGGTTCCTAACAAACCTAATAGATTTCAGAGAATCTATATTTTCTTTGGGGGTTGTAAGGAAGGTTTCAAGAGTGATTGTAGAAGGATAGTAGGAGTAGATGGTTGTTGGCTTAAGGGTCCAAT TTGCAGGAAATGGGATTTGACAGGAATTCCTTGCAAGGATGCCATTGCTGCAATTTGGGATAAAAAAGATAAGATTAATTTCTATGTTCATGATTGCTACAAGATGAAAACATATAGAAGGGTCTATGACTTTGCTATTCTACCTATGAATGGTCAACATATGTGGCCTAAGTCAAGCAACGTGCCTCATTTGCCTCCACAATTAGTAAGAACAAGCACAAAAGGAAGAAAGCAAAAACTAAGGAGAAAAGAACCAGATGAAGTAGGAGCAAGTAGAACTAAAATGAAAAGAAAGCAGAATTCCTTGCTTTGTAGCTTATATCATAATGCTGGACACAATAAAAGAACATGCAAATTTAATATTGTTCAGCAAGATTCCCATGTTGATGAGCCTTCATCTTATGCTCCTGCCTCGTCAACTCGTGCAAAGCTTCCGGTGTCAATAATTTATAATTGA
- the LOC138893076 gene encoding uncharacterized protein — MTATSKPSKQQDKDGNKQPPKKPTGRATGGPNPQRKRKRTEKEMEPLPRQLSVDSEQEEEDTLVRRTVNKGTDISQLIASSTAGPSTHVPPIVTETPHNRPTEVAVTPATESAPVVDDRTMTALPMREDDVERPEGVPMNAMDADALPQTVDEPSTLT; from the exons ATGACAGCAACAAGTAAACCGtcaaagcaacaagacaaagatggtaataagcaaccgcccaaaaagcctaccggaagggcaacAGGCGGCCCAAATCCACAGAgaaaaaggaagcggacggagaaggaaatggaaccgctgcctaggcagttaagtgttgattcagagcaagaggaagAGGATACTTTAGTCAGGAGAACAGTGAataagg gtacagacatctcacagctgattgcatcatccactgccggaccatccactcatGTTCCTCCTATAGTCACTGAGACTCCACAcaacaggcctactgaggtcgctgtaacacctgctacagaatcagctccagttgttgatgataggacaATGACAGCTCTCCCTATGCGTGAGGATGATGTTGAAAGGCCGGAGGGGGTCCCGatgaatgctatggatgcagatgctcttccacagactgtggatgagccctccaccttgacttga